A genome region from Flavobacterium sp. CFS9 includes the following:
- a CDS encoding aminopeptidase C gives MNTFSFKSVLAASVFFVGATGCFAQDILVNSLKMNASEKSKDSFKFTEVINLGTTSVKAQGSSGTCWSYSTNSFLESEMIRLGKQPVELSQIFSARNVYVEKGINYVRMHGAVSLGDGGALHDVINMYKKYGTVPREVYTGLNYGTDKNKFGEMAALIEGVLAAVVKNPNGELTPNWQKAYAAVIDSYLGKTPENFTYKGKNYTPQSFAKEVVGINPDEYIEMSSFTTSPYYQKTTMMVPDNWSFDQVYNVKVNDMTDVIDNALKKGYTVAWATDVSEKSFSWKNGVAYVATKKFDDMTAEEKADMFNGPKAEPEITPEMRQTAFDNYTTTDDHGMHIIGLAKDQTGKEYYIVKNSWGETNDYKGFLFVTKNFVKYKTTALMVNKGGIPSDLAKKLGV, from the coding sequence ATGAATACATTTTCATTCAAATCAGTACTGGCAGCTTCTGTATTTTTTGTTGGCGCAACTGGCTGTTTTGCACAAGACATTTTAGTGAATTCACTAAAAATGAATGCAAGCGAAAAAAGTAAAGATAGCTTTAAATTCACTGAAGTTATTAATCTTGGAACTACTTCGGTAAAAGCACAAGGTTCATCAGGAACGTGCTGGAGTTATTCAACCAATTCTTTCTTAGAATCAGAAATGATTCGTTTAGGAAAACAACCGGTTGAATTGTCTCAGATTTTTTCGGCAAGAAACGTTTATGTTGAAAAAGGAATCAATTACGTACGTATGCACGGTGCAGTTAGCTTAGGCGACGGTGGTGCATTACACGATGTAATTAATATGTATAAAAAATACGGAACCGTTCCGAGAGAAGTTTACACAGGATTAAACTACGGAACCGACAAAAATAAATTTGGCGAAATGGCCGCTCTTATCGAAGGAGTTTTGGCTGCTGTAGTGAAAAATCCAAACGGAGAATTAACTCCAAACTGGCAAAAAGCATACGCTGCTGTGATCGACTCTTATTTAGGAAAAACTCCTGAAAACTTTACTTATAAAGGAAAAAACTATACTCCGCAATCTTTTGCTAAAGAAGTAGTAGGAATCAATCCTGATGAGTATATCGAAATGTCATCTTTCACGACTTCTCCGTACTACCAAAAAACAACTATGATGGTACCGGACAACTGGTCGTTTGATCAGGTTTACAACGTAAAAGTAAACGACATGACTGATGTTATTGACAATGCTTTGAAAAAAGGATACACTGTAGCATGGGCAACTGACGTAAGCGAAAAAAGCTTTAGCTGGAAAAATGGTGTAGCTTATGTAGCTACTAAAAAATTCGACGACATGACGGCTGAAGAAAAAGCAGACATGTTCAACGGACCAAAAGCTGAACCGGAAATCACACCGGAAATGCGTCAGACAGCATTTGACAACTACACTACAACAGATGATCACGGAATGCACATCATTGGTTTAGCCAAAGATCAAACCGGAAAAGAATATTACATCGTTAAAAACTCATGGGGAGAAACAAACGATTACAAAGGTTTCTTGTTTGTAACTAAAAACTTCGTGAAATACAAAACGACTGCTTTAATGGTAAACAAAGGAGGAATTCCTTCTGATCTTGCTAAGAAATTAGGAGTATAA
- a CDS encoding DUF4136 domain-containing protein, giving the protein MNIKRKNLRIIPLFLLGLMYSCSPTVRVTTDYDRDTNFSEYKTFAVYDLKAQEGQVSQLNVDRVTKAIRSEMLSKGFTETTVSPDLKINAISILKNKTSVSANTDFYGYGGMYRPYRYWGGPMMGGATTTVNTYDYVDGSLIIDIVSTKTQKLVWQGIGNAKIDSTPNNPEEFITSSVKKILVGFPPGLAKK; this is encoded by the coding sequence ATGAATATTAAAAGAAAGAATCTCCGTATAATCCCACTGTTTTTATTGGGTTTAATGTACAGCTGCTCTCCAACTGTACGAGTTACCACCGATTATGATCGTGACACCAATTTCAGCGAGTATAAAACTTTTGCTGTTTACGACTTAAAAGCGCAGGAAGGTCAGGTTAGTCAATTAAATGTTGATCGCGTTACAAAAGCCATCCGCAGCGAAATGCTAAGTAAAGGTTTTACGGAAACTACCGTTAGCCCGGATCTGAAAATCAATGCAATATCCATCTTAAAAAACAAAACTTCAGTATCAGCAAACACTGATTTTTACGGCTATGGCGGCATGTATCGCCCCTACAGATATTGGGGTGGTCCTATGATGGGAGGAGCTACTACAACTGTCAATACCTATGATTATGTTGATGGCTCTCTAATCATTGACATTGTATCCACAAAAACACAAAAACTGGTATGGCAGGGAATAGGTAATGCTAAAATAGACAGCACACCAAATAATCCTGAAGAATTTATTACGTCCTCTGTCAAAAAAATCCTCGTAGGATTCCCTCCCGGACTAGCAAAAAAATAG
- the pyk gene encoding pyruvate kinase gives MLKTNKKTKIVATLGPACSTREIIKDMIEAGVNVFRINFSHADYDGVKDKINIIRGLNEEFGYTTAILGDLQGPKLRVGVMEEGTVVNDGDVITFTTAEDIIGNAQKVFMKYQNFPNDVNPGERILLDDGKLIFEILTTDKKTEVTAKVIQGGELKSKKGVNLPNTKISLPALTEKDIADAIFAIEQKVDWIALSFVKTPRDLQDLQELIAKHSEHKIPIVAKIEMPEALENMDKIVAYCDALMVARGDLGVELPAHEVPLVQKDLIRRAKTARIPVIVATQMMETMITSLTPTRAEVNDVANSVMDGADAVMLSGETATGNYPVQVIQKMAQICEAVEDSPLIQVPQNTPQIKTKRFVTKTVCHQAALLANEIKAKAICTLTNSGYTAFQISAWRPSAHILVFTSNRRILTQLNLLWGVRSYFYDKDESTDDTVTDVNEIARERGYVVKGDYLINLAAMPIKEKGMVNTMRVTEIE, from the coding sequence ATGCTAAAAACAAACAAAAAAACCAAAATTGTTGCTACACTTGGGCCTGCATGTAGTACGAGGGAGATTATCAAGGATATGATCGAGGCAGGGGTTAATGTGTTTAGAATCAATTTTTCGCATGCTGATTACGACGGAGTAAAAGATAAAATTAATATTATTAGAGGTCTTAATGAAGAGTTTGGTTACACTACTGCAATCTTAGGTGATTTACAGGGTCCAAAACTTAGAGTTGGAGTAATGGAGGAAGGAACAGTAGTAAATGATGGTGATGTTATTACTTTTACAACTGCTGAAGATATCATAGGAAACGCTCAGAAAGTGTTCATGAAATATCAAAACTTCCCAAATGATGTTAATCCGGGAGAACGTATTTTATTGGACGATGGTAAATTAATCTTTGAGATTCTTACCACTGATAAAAAAACAGAGGTTACTGCTAAAGTAATTCAGGGTGGAGAATTAAAATCTAAAAAAGGAGTTAATCTTCCAAACACTAAAATTTCTTTACCGGCTTTAACAGAGAAAGATATTGCTGATGCGATCTTCGCAATCGAACAAAAAGTAGACTGGATCGCGCTTTCGTTTGTAAAAACACCTCGTGATTTACAAGATCTTCAGGAATTAATCGCAAAACATTCCGAACATAAAATTCCAATTGTAGCTAAAATTGAAATGCCGGAAGCTCTTGAGAACATGGATAAAATTGTAGCGTATTGTGATGCCTTAATGGTAGCTCGTGGAGATTTAGGAGTTGAACTTCCTGCTCACGAAGTACCATTGGTACAAAAAGATCTGATCCGCAGAGCAAAAACAGCAAGAATTCCGGTTATCGTTGCAACACAAATGATGGAAACAATGATTACGAGTTTGACTCCTACAAGAGCCGAAGTAAACGACGTTGCTAACTCAGTAATGGATGGAGCTGATGCTGTAATGTTGTCAGGAGAAACTGCTACAGGAAATTATCCGGTACAGGTTATTCAAAAAATGGCACAAATTTGTGAGGCAGTTGAGGACTCTCCGCTTATTCAGGTTCCGCAAAACACACCACAAATTAAAACAAAACGTTTTGTTACTAAAACAGTTTGCCATCAGGCAGCTTTATTGGCTAATGAAATCAAAGCAAAAGCAATTTGTACTTTGACAAATAGTGGTTATACTGCTTTCCAAATTTCAGCCTGGAGACCATCTGCACATATTTTAGTATTTACTTCAAACAGAAGAATCCTAACACAATTGAACTTGTTATGGGGAGTAAGATCTTACTTCTATGACAAAGACGAAAGCACAGATGATACTGTAACTGACGTTAACGAAATTGCAAGAGAAAGAGGATATGTTGTAAAAGGAGATTATTTAATCAATCTTGCTGCAATGCCTATTAAAGAAAAAGGAATGGTAAATACCATGAGAGTTACTGAAATAGAATAA
- a CDS encoding IPExxxVDY family protein produces MAIHRLDLDEFDEIDYYLMAIHTSLEDYRLAYFINKNLPINLSKSKNEIHAQTKEGEANFSRFYYYDSEKAVSWNLIQNKNEIISVSKNDSQDLFSNETSEVSTTIHLLPEFKKVDFFLKIDNSEEALDFSEIQQQLNKIESIAAIYAVDTDKIKSKNNLIF; encoded by the coding sequence ATGGCTATTCATAGATTGGATTTAGACGAATTTGACGAAATTGATTATTATTTAATGGCAATTCACACTTCATTAGAAGATTACAGATTGGCCTATTTTATCAATAAAAACCTTCCGATAAACTTAAGTAAGAGCAAAAACGAGATCCATGCTCAGACTAAAGAAGGCGAGGCAAATTTTTCGAGATTTTATTATTATGACTCCGAAAAAGCAGTTTCATGGAATCTGATTCAGAATAAAAATGAGATCATTTCAGTGAGTAAAAATGATTCTCAAGATTTGTTTTCCAATGAGACAAGTGAGGTTTCAACAACAATTCATTTACTTCCTGAATTCAAAAAAGTAGATTTTTTCCTGAAAATTGACAATAGCGAAGAGGCTCTTGACTTTTCAGAAATTCAACAGCAATTAAACAAAATAGAAAGTATTGCGGCAATTTATGCTGTAGATACTGACAAGATAAAATCAAAAAACAATCTAATTTTTTAA
- the rnc gene encoding ribonuclease III → MNIIKKIFSKSRSQEDGIFFDTIQKILGFQPVSIDFYKKAFTHRSSNKLDESGHPINYERLEFLGDAMLSAVIAAHLFNKAPKGDEGYLTKMRSKIVSREHLNELGKDLNLVRFVESKVPIQHFGENIHGNIFESLIGAIYLDKGYSFCERFIQKRVITPYVDIARLEGKVISYKSLVIEWCQKEKRIFHYDIFEDNGIDGQRLFGVKLSIDDKVIARARATSKKKAEEKASQRAYFAFQEKIDKK, encoded by the coding sequence ATGAATATTATCAAAAAAATATTTTCAAAATCCCGTTCTCAAGAAGACGGGATTTTTTTTGACACTATTCAGAAAATACTTGGATTTCAGCCCGTTTCTATTGATTTTTATAAGAAAGCATTTACACATCGCTCCTCCAACAAATTAGATGAATCGGGACATCCGATTAATTACGAACGTTTGGAGTTTTTAGGAGATGCAATGTTAAGTGCTGTTATCGCTGCGCATTTGTTTAACAAAGCACCCAAAGGCGATGAAGGTTACCTTACCAAAATGCGTTCTAAAATTGTGAGCCGCGAACATTTGAATGAACTGGGTAAAGACCTCAATCTCGTTCGATTTGTAGAAAGCAAAGTTCCTATTCAGCATTTTGGCGAAAATATCCATGGTAATATTTTCGAATCCCTTATTGGAGCCATTTACCTGGATAAAGGATATTCTTTTTGCGAAAGATTTATTCAAAAAAGAGTGATCACTCCTTATGTCGATATAGCACGACTTGAAGGGAAAGTAATTAGCTATAAAAGTTTAGTTATCGAATGGTGTCAGAAAGAAAAAAGAATCTTTCACTATGACATTTTTGAAGATAACGGCATTGATGGCCAACGCTTATTTGGCGTAAAATTAAGCATAGACGATAAAGTCATTGCAAGAGCACGAGCAACCTCAAAAAAGAAAGCAGAAGAAAAAGCTTCACAAAGAGCTTATTTTGCATTTCAGGAAAAAATAGACAAGAAATAG
- the fabF gene encoding beta-ketoacyl-ACP synthase II has protein sequence MALRRVVVTGLGALTPIGNNIQEYWNALVNGVSGAAPITYYDTEKHKTKFACEVKNFNIEDFMDRKESRRLDKFAQYAVAASDEAIKDAGLTNDNIDKTRVGVIWGAGIGGLETFQEEVMYYAKGDGTPKFNPFFIPKMIADIAPAHISMRNGYMGPNYTTVSACASSANALIDAFNYIRLGMCDVIISGGSEAAVTIAGMGGFSSMHALSTRNESPETASRPFDATRDGFVLGEGAGALVLEDYEHAKARGAKIYCEIGGGGMSSDAYHLTAPHPEGIGVIAVMKNTLRDAGMNPEDVDHINTHGTSTPLGDVAELKAISAVFGDHAKTININSTKSMTGHLLGAAGAIEAIASILAMQHGIVPPTINHTVVDENIDPSLNLTLNKPQKRDVNVAMSNTFGFGGHNACVLFKKLVD, from the coding sequence ATGGCATTAAGGCGAGTTGTTGTAACAGGATTAGGTGCACTTACTCCTATCGGGAATAATATCCAGGAATATTGGAATGCACTTGTGAATGGAGTTAGCGGAGCCGCTCCTATCACATATTATGATACAGAGAAGCATAAAACGAAATTTGCCTGTGAAGTAAAAAACTTCAATATTGAAGATTTTATGGATCGTAAAGAATCTCGTAGATTAGATAAATTCGCTCAATATGCAGTTGCTGCCAGCGATGAAGCTATTAAAGATGCAGGACTTACTAATGATAATATAGATAAGACAAGAGTTGGTGTTATCTGGGGAGCAGGAATTGGAGGTCTGGAAACTTTTCAGGAAGAAGTAATGTATTATGCTAAAGGAGACGGAACACCAAAATTCAATCCGTTTTTTATCCCTAAGATGATTGCCGATATAGCACCTGCACACATTTCGATGCGTAACGGATATATGGGACCAAATTATACTACTGTTTCTGCATGTGCTTCTTCCGCAAATGCATTAATTGATGCTTTCAACTACATTCGTTTAGGAATGTGTGATGTTATTATCTCAGGTGGTTCTGAAGCAGCTGTAACCATTGCCGGCATGGGAGGTTTTAGCTCAATGCACGCCCTATCAACAAGAAACGAAAGCCCGGAAACAGCTTCAAGACCTTTTGATGCAACCAGAGATGGTTTTGTATTAGGAGAAGGAGCAGGAGCATTGGTTCTTGAAGATTACGAACATGCAAAAGCCAGAGGAGCAAAAATTTACTGTGAAATTGGCGGTGGCGGTATGTCATCTGATGCTTACCACTTAACGGCACCACATCCGGAAGGAATTGGAGTTATTGCAGTAATGAAAAATACTTTAAGAGATGCCGGAATGAATCCTGAAGATGTTGATCACATCAACACACACGGAACTTCTACTCCTCTTGGAGACGTTGCGGAATTAAAAGCAATTAGTGCTGTTTTTGGAGATCATGCAAAAACAATCAATATTAACTCTACAAAATCAATGACAGGTCACTTACTTGGTGCTGCCGGAGCTATTGAAGCAATTGCTTCTATTTTGGCTATGCAACACGGAATTGTACCTCCAACGATTAATCATACTGTAGTGGATGAGAACATTGATCCTTCATTAAATCTTACCTTAAACAAACCTCAAAAAAGAGACGTAAATGTTGCCATGAGTAACACTTTTGGTTTTGGTGGACACAATGCTTGCGTATTGTTTAAAAAATTAGTGGACTAA
- a CDS encoding acyl carrier protein has product MSDIASRVKAIIVDKLGVDENEVVTEASFTNDLGADSLDTVELIMEFEKEFDIQIPDDQAENIATVGQAISYIEEAKK; this is encoded by the coding sequence ATGTCAGACATTGCATCAAGAGTAAAAGCGATTATCGTAGACAAATTAGGTGTTGACGAAAACGAAGTTGTAACAGAAGCAAGCTTCACTAATGATTTAGGAGCTGACTCATTAGACACTGTTGAGCTTATTATGGAATTCGAAAAAGAATTTGATATTCAAATTCCAGACGATCAAGCAGAAAACATTGCTACTGTTGGTCAAGCTATTTCTTATATCGAAGAAGCTAAAAAATAA
- the purN gene encoding phosphoribosylglycinamide formyltransferase, which translates to MKKIIVFASGSGTNAENIIKYFAKTKMAKVVSVFTNNASAKVIERAKNHQIPVEIFSKNELLERNVLQKIQEIGPDLIVLAGFLLKFPENIIEQYPDQIINIHPALLPNYGGKGMYGMHIHRAVVENKEKETGISIHFVNENYDEGGIIFQKSVALTEEDTAETVAEKIHELEQKYFPEIISRLLES; encoded by the coding sequence ATGAAAAAAATCATTGTTTTTGCCTCAGGATCAGGAACTAATGCTGAAAACATTATAAAGTATTTTGCGAAAACCAAAATGGCAAAGGTCGTTTCGGTTTTTACAAATAACGCTTCGGCAAAAGTTATAGAAAGAGCAAAAAATCATCAAATTCCAGTCGAAATCTTCTCCAAAAACGAACTTTTAGAGCGAAATGTATTACAAAAAATACAGGAAATAGGTCCGGATCTGATAGTTCTTGCAGGTTTCTTGTTGAAATTTCCAGAGAACATAATAGAGCAATATCCCGATCAGATCATAAACATACATCCGGCACTTTTACCTAATTATGGAGGCAAAGGAATGTACGGAATGCACATACACAGGGCTGTAGTAGAGAATAAGGAAAAAGAAACCGGAATCTCTATTCATTTTGTAAATGAAAATTATGACGAAGGCGGGATCATTTTTCAGAAAAGTGTAGCCTTAACCGAGGAAGATACTGCGGAAACTGTGGCCGAAAAGATTCATGAACTGGAACAAAAGTATTTTCCTGAAATTATTTCGAGATTATTAGAATCTTAA
- the rnhA gene encoding ribonuclease HI: MSHEVHIYTDGAAKGNPGNGGYGVVMELVGTPHKKEFYEGFRLTTNNRMELLAVIVGLEKLKKPNMKVLVVSDSKYVIDSVVKKWVFGWEKKNYAGKKNPDLWKRFLIIYRKHQVDFKWIKGHNNHPQNERCDELAVMASMQKKLSVDVYYETIGSKS; encoded by the coding sequence ATGAGTCACGAAGTACATATATATACAGATGGTGCTGCAAAAGGGAATCCCGGAAACGGGGGGTACGGAGTGGTGATGGAATTGGTTGGAACTCCGCATAAGAAAGAATTCTATGAAGGGTTTCGTCTTACTACTAATAACCGAATGGAACTTTTGGCTGTAATTGTTGGGCTTGAAAAGCTAAAAAAGCCCAATATGAAGGTTTTAGTGGTTTCAGATTCTAAATATGTCATTGATTCTGTGGTGAAGAAATGGGTCTTTGGCTGGGAGAAAAAAAACTATGCAGGCAAGAAAAATCCCGATTTATGGAAACGCTTCCTGATTATTTACCGCAAACATCAGGTCGATTTCAAATGGATTAAAGGGCATAACAATCACCCTCAGAACGAACGCTGTGATGAATTGGCCGTTATGGCATCGATGCAGAAAAAACTTTCTGTAGATGTTTATTATGAAACTATTGGTTCAAAATCATAA
- a CDS encoding DUF6249 domain-containing protein → MGPEILVPISMFLMIFGIIYLILSTRNRERLALIEKGIDASIFLKGSGTGVPAWKIFVLNLAFLLIGSGVGIFLALIITTYTSLDDSAVYPSIIFIMAGVGLLAGFNKAKSLDKE, encoded by the coding sequence ATGGGACCAGAAATTTTAGTACCAATAAGCATGTTTCTAATGATCTTCGGGATTATTTACCTTATATTATCAACCAGAAACAGAGAGCGTTTAGCACTTATAGAAAAAGGCATTGACGCCAGCATCTTTTTAAAAGGAAGCGGAACAGGTGTTCCGGCCTGGAAAATATTTGTTTTGAATCTTGCTTTTCTATTAATAGGAAGCGGAGTTGGAATTTTCCTTGCTCTGATTATTACAACCTATACTTCACTGGATGATTCAGCAGTATATCCGTCTATTATTTTTATTATGGCGGGAGTTGGCTTGCTTGCTGGATTCAACAAAGCAAAAAGCTTAGACAAAGAATAA
- a CDS encoding RNA polymerase sigma factor: MSTIPDQHYIDKILQGDTNAFAVLVDRYKNMIFTLAHQMVKNREEAEEVSQDTFIKIYNSLSKFKGDSKFSTWAYKVAYNTCLDRLKKNKKEDLNISIDEFSAHLIKTMDNALSALEDKERKQMIQNCLNSLPAEENFLLTLFYFEDQSLEEIGKVMGITGNNVKVKLFRSRQKLAVILKKQLELEIV, from the coding sequence ATGAGTACAATACCAGATCAACATTATATCGATAAAATCCTGCAGGGCGATACCAATGCGTTTGCTGTGCTGGTAGACCGTTATAAGAATATGATCTTTACTCTGGCGCATCAAATGGTTAAAAACAGAGAAGAGGCTGAAGAAGTTTCGCAGGATACTTTTATTAAAATTTATAATTCGTTGAGTAAATTTAAAGGAGATTCGAAATTTTCAACCTGGGCCTACAAAGTGGCGTATAATACCTGTTTGGATCGTTTGAAGAAAAATAAAAAAGAAGATCTGAATATTTCAATAGATGAATTTTCGGCACATTTAATTAAAACAATGGACAATGCTTTGAGTGCTTTAGAGGATAAAGAACGAAAGCAAATGATTCAGAACTGTTTGAACTCGTTGCCGGCAGAAGAGAATTTTTTATTGACTTTATTTTATTTCGAAGATCAGAGTTTAGAAGAAATTGGAAAAGTTATGGGAATTACAGGCAATAATGTTAAGGTGAAATTATTCAGAAGCCGACAAAAATTAGCGGTAATTTTAAAAAAGCAATTAGAACTGGAAATAGTATAA
- a CDS encoding alpha/beta hydrolase family protein: MKNRTAIFKQIKATKTYRYSILMFLLLVTSYASAFSSNFTTKEIKFISEGISLSGTVFTPDNIQAAVVIVHGSGQEKRMINFATILANNGIAVLTYDKRGVGESAGVYAGPEVGTNNVDFSNLNLLSLDASAAVNALAEHLSNKQISIGLIGGSQAGWIIPLAAEKNKKVKFMTIFSGALITVKEQLRFQFYTNGDKKFWDTHSEEDARKHILNDKDRYEFIDTDPIDVLSKLSIPGLWIFGGKDIQVPVNLSIEHLTVLEHKGKLYGYKLFPNLGHNTAFSDSEEPMKDAVNWIKNTSERKNRK, encoded by the coding sequence ATGAAAAATAGAACAGCAATTTTTAAACAGATAAAAGCAACAAAAACATACAGATATTCTATTTTAATGTTTTTGCTATTAGTTACTAGTTATGCATCGGCATTTTCTTCAAACTTTACTACCAAAGAAATAAAGTTTATTAGTGAAGGAATTTCACTTTCCGGAACTGTTTTTACCCCTGATAACATACAGGCAGCCGTTGTGATTGTTCATGGATCCGGACAAGAAAAAAGAATGATAAATTTTGCCACAATCCTTGCCAACAATGGAATTGCAGTTTTGACCTATGATAAACGCGGAGTAGGAGAATCAGCAGGGGTATATGCCGGACCTGAAGTAGGAACTAATAATGTTGATTTTTCAAATTTGAATCTTTTGTCTTTAGATGCCAGTGCTGCAGTAAATGCTTTAGCGGAACATTTATCCAATAAGCAAATATCTATAGGTTTAATAGGTGGTAGTCAGGCTGGGTGGATAATTCCATTGGCGGCAGAGAAAAATAAGAAAGTTAAATTTATGACAATATTTAGCGGAGCATTGATAACGGTTAAAGAGCAATTGAGATTTCAGTTTTATACTAATGGGGATAAAAAGTTTTGGGATACCCACTCGGAAGAAGATGCAAGAAAGCATATATTGAATGATAAAGACAGGTATGAATTTATAGATACAGATCCGATAGATGTTCTGTCTAAATTATCCATTCCCGGATTATGGATTTTCGGAGGTAAGGACATCCAGGTTCCTGTAAATTTATCGATTGAGCATCTTACTGTTTTAGAACATAAAGGAAAGTTGTACGGATATAAATTGTTTCCAAATTTGGGTCACAATACAGCATTTTCGGACTCTGAAGAGCCTATGAAAGATGCTGTCAACTGGATTAAAAATACAAGCGAGC